In one window of Ciona intestinalis unplaced genomic scaffold, KH HT000140.2, whole genome shotgun sequence DNA:
- the LOC100182489 gene encoding claudin domain-containing protein 1 produces MKRICCFGFACVVGLLGLASAVIALATNYWFLVETSTDNTTAIDVVSMYQYPYRVGIWLTCYEDKIPDSVNPEKLISGQCVLDYDFQLQRTEDFARTSAVSLVLACGIMFVASIMGLTGCICRRSTPILISGLFTYVSGICTLVAMCSFIGRIVTGQSDLKPYDNISTKFGWSFFLGWVSLALQVVSASLLVGGAKGCGSTMKSGNNFA; encoded by the exons ATGAAACGTATTTGCTGTTTCGGTTTTGCTTGTGTTGTTGGTTTGCTTGGTCTTGCATCGGCCGTGATAGCACTTGCAACAAATTACTGGTTTTTGGTTGAAACCAGTACCGATAATACAACAGCCATTGATGTGGTCTCTATGTACCAATACCCATACCGTGTTGGTATTTGGTTGACGTGTTATGAAGACAAGATACCAGATTCAG TTAACCCTGAAAAACTGATCAGCGGCCAGTGTGTGTTAGATTACGATTTCCAACTCCAAAGAACAGAAG ATTTTGCCCGGACAAGCGCCGTAAGCTTGGTCCTAGCATGTGGTATTATGTTTGTTGCCAGTATAATGGGCTTGACGGGTTGCATCTGCAGACGAAGTACTCCAATACTAATAAGTGGACTGTTTACGTACGTATCAG GTATTTGTACTTTGGTAGCTATGTGTAGTTTCATTGGACGTATAGTTACTGGACAAAGCGACCTTAAACCGTACGATAATATATCAACAAAATTCGGCTGGTCGTTTTTTCTCGGTTGGGTTTCTCTTGCTCTACAAGTCGTTTCTGCGTCTTTGCTTGTTGGTGGAGCCAAAGGATGTGGTAGCACCATGAAAAGTGGAAACAATTTCGCATAA